In one Paramisgurnus dabryanus chromosome 21, PD_genome_1.1, whole genome shotgun sequence genomic region, the following are encoded:
- the LOC135772871 gene encoding potassium voltage-gated channel subfamily A member 3, translated as MDDHLSLLHSPPPSSTKHRGNLVNHGYAENDQYIMTIVACDNMLEESAALPGHHSLERYEPDHECCERVVINISGLRFETQLKTLSQFPETLLGDPKKRMRYFDPLRNEYFFDRNRPSFDAILYYYQSGGRIRRPVNVPIDIFSEEIRFYELGEEAMEKFREDEGFIKEEERPLPTNEYQRQVWLLFEYPESSGPARGIAIVSVLVILISIVIFCLETLPEFRDDKDRATAAPLINGTVPYFTSPFSDPFFVVETLCIIWFSFELLVRFFACPSKATFSKNIMNIIDIVAIIPYFITLGTELAERQGNGQQAMSLAILRVIRLVRVFRIFKLSRHSKGLQILGQTLKASMRELGLLIFFLFIGVILFSSAVYFAEADDPDSGFNSIPDAFWWAVVTMTTVGYGDMHPVTIGGKIVGSLCAIAGVLTIALPVPVIVSNFNYFYHRETEGEEQAQYLHIGSCQPLSSSEELKKTRSTSSLSKSEYMVIEEGINSAFKQPNFPAHNNQNCVNIKKMFTDV; from the coding sequence ATGGACGACCACCTCAGTCTCCTCCACTCGCCTCCACCTTCCTCAACCAAGCACAGGGGCAACCTCGTAAACCACGGCTACGCCGAAAACGACCAATACATCATGACAATTGTTGCTTGCGACAACATGCTGGAGGAGTCGGCGGCGCTGCCCGGGCACCACTCGCTGGAGCGCTACGAGCCAGACCATGAATGTTGCGAAAGAGTTGTCATCAATATATCAGGCTTGCGTTTCGAGACCCAGCTCAAAACCCTTTCTCAATTCCCTGAGACTTTACTCGGAGACCCCAAGAAGAGAATGCGCTACTTTGACCCACTGAGAAACGAGTATTTCTTTGACAGAAATCGCCCCAGCTTCGATGCCATTTTATATTACTACCAGTCAGGGGGGCGTATACGGAGACCTGTCAACGTTCCTATTGACATTTTCTCGGAGGAGATACGCTTCTATGAACTTGGGGAGGAAGCCATGGAGAAATTTAGAGAAGATGAAGGCTTTATAAAAGAGGAAGAGCGCCCTTTGCCCACAAATGAATATCAGCGACAGGTGTGGTTGCTGTTCGAGTATCCAGAGAGCTCAGGTCCAGCCAGGGGTATTGCTATCGTCTCGGttttggtgattttaatatctATCGTTATTTTTTGTCTGGAAACGTTACCCGAGTTTCGTGATGACAAAGACCGCGCCACGGCCGCTCCCCTAATAAACGGAACTGTCCCTTACTTCACGAGTCCTTTCTCCGACCCTTTCTTTGTCGTTGAGACCCTTTGCATAATTTGGTTTTCGTTTGAACTGCTTGTCAGATTTTTTGCGTGCCCGAGCAAGGCTACGTTCTCCAAAAACATAATGAACATCATTGACATTGTGGCAATCATACCCTATTTCATCACCCTAGGGACTGAACTCGCAGAAAGGCAAGGAAACGGCCAGCAGGCGATGTCCTTGGCCATTCTCCGGGTCATCAGACTTGTCCGGGTGTTTAGGATTTTCAAGCTATCGCGGCACTCAAAAGGTCTCCAGATTTTAGGGCAAACCCTGAAAGCCAGCATGAGAGAGCTGGGCTTGTTGATATTCTTTCTCTTCATTGGGGTTATACTGTTCTCTAGCGCCGTCTACTTCGCAGAGGCAGATGATCCCGACTCGGGCTTCAACAGCATCCCCGATGCGTTCTGGTGGGCGGTGGTCACCATGACGACAGTGGGATACGGAGATATGCACCCAGTCACCATAGGGGGCAAAATCGTTGGCTCTCTGTGTGCGATTGCGGGCGTGTTAACCATCGCTTTGCCAGTCCCTGTTATAGTGTCCAATTTTAACTATTTCTACCACAGAGAGACTGAGGGAGAGGAGCAGGCTCAGTACCTCCACATTGGCAGCTGTCAGCCTTTGTCCTCCTCCGAGGAGTTAAAGAAGACGCGTAGCACGTCGTCCCTCAGCAAGTCGGAATATATGGTCATTGAGGAGGGCATCAACAGCGCGTTTAAGCAGCCCAACTTCCCCGCTCACAACAACCAAAACTGCgtaaacattaaaaagatgTTCACAGACGTCTAG